The window CATGTTGCGGAGAGCACAAGACATGTTTTTCTCAATTTGAACTATATTTcaggatttaaaataattgcttctttttttatttttctttcaatttatctaatttttaatattcatttttaagatttaaaataattattgattcaaaactatttatggaagtaaggatatggtttttataaaataataagcaagaacttttttctatttttttggattgcttcacgattaataaaataaaaatatgttctttttttaatgcaacatggcctgaataagggcattttcggcattaagggggtttttgttaaatgtttgatcattcaaagtgtgaaatcgttatttggacaaattataGGGATTAattggtaatatggtcaaacctcaggggaggtaaatataattaacccttaaatttttacccaaaaaggaaaaaatggtcaaaaaagaaaaagaaaaagaccaattcttttttttttttttttggtaaaaagtCCTTTTTGTTGAATAGCCCAATTTTATAAGAGAAATGGTGTGAGGGTCAGTGGGCTGGGTCGAATATATGGGCTCAAATTCAATTATGAAAACGGCTCAATGAATTCATTATGAGTTGCACTTCTAGACAACGTCACAGCATCCAAAAGGCCCATAATACCTCCTCTGGCTTCACCGCTTACTTCAGTCCTCCACCCCGGGAGTCTGGTTGGCGAAAGCGGAGCTGCTCAGGTATTGCTCCTCCATGAATTATCTCCCACTACTTTCGTTCCTTTTTCAATTTGGCAGGAATTTGTAGAGCTTAGTATTATATTGGTTTCTAATGAattattatttctttctttgtctGTAGACTTTATAATTGTATTGGGATAATTATCTCTTTGTCAAGATTCTAGAACCATCGATTCATTTCCGTGTAGCCAATTTACTTGGGTTTTGCTCTTTTATGCTTGAGTCAATTTCAAAGAGTTACATGCCTGTTTAATCTTCATGAGGGCTTTAAAGTTGTAGAAATGAGCTCAGTGTCTGGGTTTTTCAGGGCTGAGAAGTTTGTCAATTGGAGATTCTCCAATTGTGATGTCCTGTTTTGGTGTTAactagcttcggttgtgtctgcTATGTGGAGTGTAGTAGTAACTTTGAGTGGTATGCTACACTATTGCAAATTATTTGTGATATTGTTGGCATTTTGGTATCATTGAATCTTCCATtttaaagggtttttttttttttttttttttttgtcgccgGGGAGGGGGGGAGAGGACACGGGGTGTTGTTTGCACACGCTCTATCTGTGGACTCATAGTTGAAAGCTAGGTTACGGATATTGGAGAGGTCTGTTATCTTAAGATATATTGGGACTTAGAACCTGAAGATAGAGCTCTTGCCTTAAATCCTACTTCAGTTAATTATGGTAGGAGAgagttttcatttttccattttttctcttatttctttGCCAATTTAGTCACATCAGTCCTTAATCCTGACGGGCTCATTTCCCCAAGCTTGAATGAGAATCATGAGCATATTTTGCTTGGTGATCATGAGATTAGGGGGTCAGTTTTTCCCTGCAATTTTTCCACTTGCATGCTACTCTTGCTGCCTTGGCTTTCCAAAGTGTTTAGGGTTTTAGGTTCTCTGCACAGGGTTTCCAAGAAAAATTTCTATTTTCCGCGCAACTAACATTCAGTTTTGTTGAACTTGGTGCCTTTTGTGTTAAGAAGTAGCGTATTGTACGTACACACCAGTTAGGTGGAGTTATAAGTTTGAAGTATTGAGCTAATAGGGTAAGATGTCTCTAATATTTGTATTCCATAGAAGCAAGGTGCCTCCAAGGCTCCTGTTGTAAACTTCAAACTGATTGCGGTGGTACCTCTTTAAAGGAAGGGTATTGACAGTGCCAGGAAGCATGAATTTTATTTGTATGATTTGTTAAGAAACATAAGCTGGATCTAATATCTCTGACTGGATCTAATATCTCTGACCTGTTAATTATATGCATTTTCTTTCTCAAATCTATTTGTGGATGGTAAGTATGTTGTTATAGAATCTCAATTAGATCTTGTTTGAATTTCTGGGTGTGAAATTCCAAATTGTCTGTCTTGAATGGGGAGCTTTGTGTCTTCGTAAGTTTTGTTATAGTCTGCATGTTTATTCTTGATTACATATTGTCTTGCTGCTCAACTACACAATCGGCTTGTCCCGATTTGCTTGTGCTTGTCTTAATGTACCATTATCAGACCAACTATGCCTTCCCtgctgtctctctctctctttttaattatttttgttgttattttttAGGTTAAATATCTGAACCGGGAAGAATGGGTCGGAAAGCTGGTACCTTATAcataaatccaaagaaatttgGGGGTCTACAAAAGCCTTGCTTGAAGGAAACAATGACATTTCTAAATTGTATGGCTCTCAACCATAACAAAGATGATCACTGTGAACGCCAAAAGAAGCTTTTGAGCGATTGCATGGATGCTCAGGTGATTGCAATTTAAAATGGAAGACTCCTCCTATTTCAGAAAGAACCAACTTCTTATGATTTCACTCTTAACTGAATTGTTTTTTGCACCAGTGCTATATAGACATCTGATTTGAGACTTGCTTGCAGGCTGGTAAAAATAAGAAGCCATGGGGCAGCATTAATTATCAATTGCAGAGGCTTATGAGGGGAAGAAAATAGTTCCTTTTAACATATCTAGTCTATTGGCCTTCTTATTTTGTTGTCTGCGATTCTTGTTGCTTGAGTTGGTCAGGCAGCagtgtttttcattttcttgtaaGCTAGATGATGTTTATAACATTACCATCACAGCTTTCCCTGTTGCTTTTTCTTTTAGCGATTGTTCTTCTGATGGGTATTTTCATAGATGAGCCATAGGGAATTATATTAGCAAGCCTACACTTGAATCCACCGGTAAGACAGGTTATTGATTCTGTGATAAACAACGCCTTGCCggtcaaaaattttattgtgcAGATTTGGCAGTCCTGTTACTGTAATTTGGCCTGAAATCATGCGTTTAGCGGGATTTTTCCCCTGTTAAATGTTAATGCATCTCAAGTTACTACAGCGAACCAAAGACATCAACATGGGATTACGAGCTAAACATTACGAAGTGCCAATTAGTAATATCTTTTTATGACTAGTGATCTACAAAAGGCAAGGTAGACCTCGAAGTTCAATATCACAAGTTGTGAGCTTAACAATAGTTAAAGAGCCTAACCTGGCTAGGTTAAGAGATAATTGAGCATGTCATGACGTCGTTAGGATTTCATGTAGTCCTTTTATGGCCCTAGCCTGTAAATGGACCTTTGTGAGCTTCTAGGATATCTTTCAGGCCATGACCAATAATACCCAGTTGGTCCTATACATGTGACCTGCTATCAGCAAAAGAACTGCAATAGCTAAATGGTGGTGTGCAATATCCGTCACGTGGAATTTacaaagggataattgcagaaacctcccctgagttTTATGGTAATAGTATTGACCTCCCCTATGAGTTTTGAAATAGCAATCACCTCCCTAAAAAAAGGTGGACACAATTTAATAGATTCTTCATGATCAATttactaaaataccctcactgaaATTTAATTTTACCAAAGAATGTGATGACTTAAACCTAATAAAACGTTTGTCATTTTGATAATTGTAGTTTACACTAAATTAActatttatgcatagtttaactaaataactaaataactaataatctaattaattaattaactaattatctgtTGACATAAATagataattaactaattaactttaGATGCTTAACTAATTATGTAACTAGTTAATTAACTtcttaattaactaactaactaactcAAGCTGCAGTCTCCGTCCAGCTTTGATTAAGAGTATGCTTTAGTGTGAGACTAGTTTTAGAGGGAAGAACAAGGCGGCAATTGCTGAGGAAGATGGCGCCATGAATTGGCGCCAATTTGTTACAAGTTGCTCTTGAGGTGACAAGCTGCCTACTTGCAGCATAAGAGAGTGTGCCTTGCAGATAAAGTTCTAACCATTGAGAGAAGGAAACATAAGAGAAGAAAATTGGAACTCTGGCTTAGTTCATGGGAGGCTGATTGTCCGTGAAAGATAAACAACATATGTGACCGTGAGCTAGGAACCAATTTTGAGCATCAACTGCAGTCAATTTGCAAGAACTGAAGTGGAGTAGGTAAATAAATTTGTACTTTAGCTCTTGTATGATCATGTTTTTGAATACTGAGTGCAGTGAATGCATGTTTGTTGTTCCATTATGAGTTGAATGTGTTAGTAATGATCAGAAACAAATGTGATGTTATTGTCAGTAAtgatcaatgccaaatatgatgATATTGTAGCTGGTTTTAGATGAGCTGCTGTACTCTGCTATTCATGTTGTTTTAGACATGTTTATCAATGGATGTTTTGATCATGATCTATTTTTCGATCTTTTAAGATTTGTATCAACTCAGTGAATGCTACAATAGTCTTGAGTTCATGACTAGTCATCAGTGTAGACATAAGTGTCTAAACTAGATACAGTTGTCTGTTATTTGCTACTTACATTGCTCAGTTTCTGCCACTTTTGAAACCTAGGATGGCTCTTTTTTCTGCTTATGATATAGCTGTTCACTATGAGGAGAAACAAGTGAAAATTTCAAATATCGATCCAATTGGTTACTGTTACCTTAATCTACTATTTGATGTTGCTGAGAAGGTGTTCGGTGAAGTCCCTGGGCATCTGAATAAGTTAATACATATGAGGTGTCAGATTCCTAAGACAGATCGTATGTTTGATATTTCAGATGATGATAGTGTACATGAAATGTTCGAAATGCATAAGTGTGGAAGAATGATTAATGTGCATGTGCAGGATATGGATGTTATTCCATCTTATAAAGCTAATCAGATAAATGAAAATGGTCATAACACTGATTTGAACttaagagaaaaaggaaaggacAAGGTATGTGTTGTTGCCATTGATGATTCTGAGGGTGAATATAGTGATTCCAGCTCTGATTCAAGCTGGCTGCACAGCATGGATAGTGACAATGAGAAAGATTTAGATGTTCATAGCGATAGTGGTGAATCTAACATGTCATTTTCTGATTTTGATGACACTGAGGAGGGTGCCTTAGTTCCTTATtctgaaaatgaagaagaaactgACCCTGTTCAGCAAGCTTTGAAATCAAAACTGTGGACGTACAACCCAAAAGTAGAGATAGAGTTTAAGAAAGGTGAACTATTTACTAATGTCGATGCATTTAGAGCAGCTTTAAAGGACTATGTAATTCAGAAAGGATTTCCAATTATGAGACTGAAGAATGAGAAGAGCAGAGTCACTGCTGTTTGTGGTGTTGAAGGATGCAAATGGAGAATCCATGCATCACCAGTTTTAGATTCCATGACCTTTATGATTAAGACTTATCAAGGTGAACACACATGTGTGATGGACAGGAAGAACACAGAAGCTACAGCTGACTGGATTGCTAAGAAACTAGTTCCAATCATGAGAATTCACCCCAACATGTCCACCAAAGGGGTAGAAGCTGAGATGATTAAGTATGGTGTGCATCCAAGCAAATGGCAGATGTATAGAGCACTAACTAAAGCAAGAAATGAGATTGAAGGCAATCACATTGAATCGTATGCCAAATTGCCAAAGTATGCAGAGCTGATCAGGAAATACAACCCACAAAGTATCTGCAAAATACATTATGATAGGCCTACTCTTCTTGTTGAGCCTAGATTTCTCAGAATGTTTATTAGTTTCAAAGCTCAAAGAAGTGGATTTGTTGAAGGCTGTAGACCCTTTATTGGTTTTGATGGATGTTTTTTAAAAGGTGCTTATGGTGGTGTGCTTCTCACAGCAGTCACATTAGATGCTAACAATAGCATTTTTCCTATTGCATTTGCTGTGGCTGAAGCTGAAAATAAAGAAACCTGGAGTTGGTTTTTTCATTACTTTGAGGAGTTTTTTGGGCCATTTACTTCAGAAAGTGGTTTTCATGGTCCTCTAACCTTCATGAGTGACAGGCAAAAGGTGAGCTTCACAACAGGCCTTGAACATTATTCTGATTCTGTTTTGAAGGCTGCAGATTCTGGAATGCTTATGTACTTGTCAATGATTCTGTATTTTTTAGTGtaacttgtttgcatgttttggtGATCATTTCAGGGCTTGAATATAGCTTATGAAGAGAAAGTGCCTGTTGCTAGTGGAAGACATTGCTGTAGGCATATCTGCAGTAATTTTAAAGCTCAATTTCCTGGTATTCTGCTTAGTAACTTGTTCTGGAGAGCAGCAAAAAGTTTTGATGTTGCAGGACATAATGAAGCCATGGCTAGCATAAAGGAGTTAAACATAGAAGCATGGAAATACTTGGACAAAATTCCTAAAACAACATGGTGCAGATATACCTTCAATACTGGACTAAAATGTGATCATGTCACAAATAACTGCACTGAGTCCTTCAATGCATGGATAGGTGAGCTCAGAGGGAAGCCTATCTTGACACTTGTTGATGGGCTGAGGAAGAA is drawn from Coffea arabica cultivar ET-39 chromosome 1c, Coffea Arabica ET-39 HiFi, whole genome shotgun sequence and contains these coding sequences:
- the LOC113728979 gene encoding uncharacterized protein is translated as MGRKAGTLYINPKKFGGLQKPCLKETMTFLNCMALNHNKDDHCERQKKLLSDCMDAQAGKNKKPWGSINYQLQRLMRGRK
- the LOC140036486 gene encoding uncharacterized protein, which produces MALFSAYDIAVHYEEKQVKISNIDPIGYCYLNLLFDVAEKVFGEVPGHLNKLIHMRCQIPKTDRMFDISDDDSVHEMFEMHKCGRMINVHVQDMDVIPSYKANQINENGHNTDLNLREKGKDKVCVVAIDDSEGEYSDSSSDSSWLHSMDSDNEKDLDVHSDSGESNMSFSDFDDTEEGALVPYSENEEETDPVQQALKSKLWTYNPKVEIEFKKGELFTNVDAFRAALKDYVIQKGFPIMRLKNEKSRVTAVCGVEGCKWRIHASPVLDSMTFMIKTYQGEHTCVMDRKNTEATADWIAKKLVPIMRIHPNMSTKGVEAEMIKYGVHPSKWQMYRALTKARNEIEGNHIESYAKLPKYAELIRKYNPQSICKIHYDRPTLLVEPRFLRMFISFKAQRSGFVEGCRPFIGFDGCFLKGAYGGVLLTAVTLDANNSIFPIAFAVAEAENKETWSWFFHYFEEFFGPFTSESGFHGPLTFMSDRQKGLNIAYEEKVPVASGRHCCRHICSNFKAQFPGILLSNLFWRAAKSFDVAGHNEAMASIKELNIEAWKYLDKIPKTTWCRYTFNTGLKCDHVTNNCTESFNAWIGELRGKPILTLVDGLRKKFMKKMHKRYQKGCMLTTAITPKMLGKLQKIGQVSRQCELTMASTDVFEVGDMNRSYIVNLSAKTCDCGAFQISGLPCKHAALGIIYKREKLESYCEHWFSRDKYLKTYSSMIHPIPDEKMWPPMPYVTPVTVLRPPLRRAPGRPKTKRRREHDEGQSASQPKRHCYIKCENCGSFGHNKRSCQGAPVQNKKNGNRTTGQQSYRRGKPGRGTANTGLSGATLWDHVSGNVPVVHSSQGSNPSPSTQPAPATVNVHVQNQSTATTSKKKRGRPLSNTGASARGSSKRNYSNTAQITQIVEQAGHQQIATFQVATPASESINAATTLHSTNVSNNSSFSMQF